The stretch of DNA AAATCTGCTTCATTTCGCCCTTGACCAGTTCGATCTGGCCGAGCACATATTGCAGATTCTGGTTCGTTTTATTCTTGTAGTGCTGGGCCTGCTGACCTTGGGCAGCCGCTTTTTCCTGCTGCGATTTCGCGTTCTTAACATCCTGCTGCAACTGCTTGAGCTGCTTGTCGATTTCGGCGACGCTTGGTTTCTTGGCATATCCTTCAGAGGGCTGGAACATTACGGCAGACAGCAGCAATACGGCTAAACCGGCGGCTATTTTTCTCAACTCACGTTCCCCGTCCTTTGTTCTTAATTGTTCAGATCTTCAAAAACTTGCGGATGGACACGGTGCTTCCCCAAACGCCGATCAGCACCCCAAGTCCGACCAGCAGACCGCTCAGCTGCATCCAGATATCGGTAAAGGGCAATATTCTCCAGCCCAGCAGCGGATCACCCTTCATGGATGTATTCAGACCGGTATAACCGGCATATAAGACCCCGACGGTAATAAGCGAGCCAAGCAGTCCGATCAGCGCGCCCTCTATAAAAAACGGCCAGCGGATAAAGGCATTCGTTGCCCCCACCAGCTTCATAATTCCGATCTCCTTGCGGCGGGCCAGTATGGTCACCCGGATCGTATTGGAAATCAAGAACATCGACATTACACCGAGCCCTGCGACAAAAACAAAACCGACGTTGCGGATCGTGTGCGTGATTTTGAACAGAGTCTCCACAGCGCCCTCCCCATATTTCACCTTGTAGATCGGTTTCTCGGGGTGGGTATCGTTCAGGGCCTTGATCTTATCCGCCACAAACGGCACGGTCGTCGCCTTCACTACTTCAACCCGGAAAGCGTCATTGAGCGGGTTATTGTCTTTGTCAAACCCTTCCAGTATGTTGTCGCCATCCGGCCCCAAATCCTTGCGCAGCTCTTCCAGCCCCTGCTCTTTGGGGACGAACTCGATTTTGCTGACCTCGGGCATGCTGCCGATCTCATTCTGGAGCGTCTCACGCAGCGCTTGATTCGTCTCCAGCGTCAAATGAACGGTGATCTGCACTTGACTGTCCGCTTTGTCTGCTAATGAATTTACATTTAATACCAATAAAATAAAGACGCCCAGCACTAGCAAGGAGACGACAATGGATGTGATGGAGGCCACCGACATCCAGCCGTTGCGGAATACGTTCTTGAAGCCTTCCCGCACATGCCGCAAGAAGGTTTTAAAACTCATATCCGTATTCTCCTCTCAGTTGGTCTCTGACGATCTCTCCATGCTCGATGGCCAGAACACGTTTGCGCATTTTGTTCACGATATCCCGGTTATGGGTGGCCATGACTATGGTTGTACCGCGAAAATTAATTTCATCCAGCAGCTGCATAATGCCCCACGATGTCTCCGGGTCCAGATTGCCCGTAGGTTCGTCTGCCACAATGACCGAAGGATTGTTGACGATGGCCCGGGCGATGGCGATCCTCTGCTGTTCCCCGCCGGAGAGCTGGGAAGGCTCGCGATTCGCTTTGGAACGCAGGCCCACCAGGTCGAGCACCTCGTTCACCCGCTTCTTGATTTGCTTTCTCGGCGCTTCGATAACCTCCATCGCAAACGCGATATTTTCGAAAGCCGTCAACTTCGGAAGCAGCCTGAAATCCTGGAACACTACACCGATATTTCGGCGAACGTAAGGGATTTTGCGCGGCTTCAGCTTGCCGATATTGAAACCTCCCACGGAAATCTGGCCCTTAGTCGGCGCTTCTTCTCTATAAATCAATTTCATGAACGTCGATTTACCCGCGCCCGACGGGCCGACGATATATACGAATTCGTTCCGGTCGATTTTGACCGACACTCCTTGAAGTGCATGGGTGCCATTAGGATATGTCTTCCAGATATCCTGCATTTCGATCATCTTTATCACTTCCCGATTCTGACTTATCCGTTCCACGCTCTTCGACAATCCACTGCGTAAGCTATCAAAAACTGCGATATTACCACAGACGTATCTATTGTAACAAATCCGTAACTGCTTGAGTACCCGAAAGTTTTGCTGAGACCCGGCATATATTTAACCGATCAAGACCAGGCCCGCGTCCCTATAACTATATCGGCATGGCGGACCGCATTTCTAAAGGCCTTCACGGCAGAACCGGCGCCTCTTGGCGCAAATTTTCGGTATCAGAGGAGACGACATTGCGATGAGAAAAACACATGGCGCCCTGATTGCGCTAATCGGACTAATATTAGCGGCTTCGCTAGTATACGGGGGGCTGTACTTATATGCGGGACAGCGCAGCGTGCCGAAGGGGACAACGCTTGCGGGTTGGAGTGTCGGCGGAATGGATATCGCGGAGGCGCGTACGGAACTGGACCGGAAGCTCCAAGCGGTGCATGCAATCCCGATCACACTGACGGGAGACGGGGAGACGGAGATCCGGATTGCGCTTAAGGAAGCGGGCATTTCATATAATGCGGACGGGTTTCTGAAGAGCCTGGACCGGCTGACGGACGGGAGCCTTCTGGAGAGGGCCAAGGCCCGCCACGGCTTCGCGAAGACATGGGGGCTTGAGGCGGGCTGGGACAGCGCTGTGCTGAAACGAACTTTGAGTCCTCAGTGGGAGCGGACCGCTTTCGGCGAACCTGTGAATGCCACCCGGAGAATTACGGAGAGCGACCAAATCGTCTATACACCGGGAGAAACCTCCCGCAGGGTTGACTGGAACGGCATGGATGCTTCGCTTCGGGCCGTGCTTCCGGGAAGCTTCGACCGGCTGGAGGCTGTGCGGAGCACGGGCATCACCGCTAAGCTTCCGCTTAAAATCATGCAGCCGGATGTGACGGTAGAGTCGCTTCGGGAACAGGGAGTGGCGCGCAAGATTGCCGAATTCAGCACCTCGCTGGGCTCAAGCGGACCGGGGAGAAGCTACAACGTGGAATCGGCTGCAAAGGCGGTGAATGATACGCTGCTGCCCCCAGGAGGAATATTCGATTACAGCAAAGCTATCGAAAAAGCGGAGAAGACCACCGGATTCCGCGAGGCGCCGGTCATCGTGAACGGCAGGCTTCAGCCGGGCGTCGGCGGCGGAATCTGCCAGGTATCCAGCACCCTGTACAACGCGGCGCTGCGGACGGGACTTGAAATCGTGGAGCGGCGCAGCCACTCGCTGCCGGTAAGCTATCTGCCCAAGGGCCAGGATGCTACATTCTCCCAGGGGTCGATCAATTTCCGCTTCCGCAACAACACCGGCCGCTATTTATTAATCCGATCCGCCGTGCAGGGCCGCGCGCTGACCGTCAAGCTCTTCGGCACCTTCCCGCAAAACGTATCATATGAGGTTGAGTCGCGGACTGTGGAAATCCTGCCGCCCGGCAGGCGGACGGTTTCCGATGCATCCCTGCCGTCCGGGGCTTCACGCACGCTCCAGAACGGCAAAACTGGATATATTGTGGAAACCTACCTCACCCGCAAGGTTGACGGCAAGGCCGTAGACAGAAGAAAACTGTCGCGCGACATCTACCGGCCGCAGCAAACCCTTGTCGCCGTCGGTCCTGGCGGAGCAAGACCAGCCGCGCCGGAGCCCTCCGAGCGTCCGCTGGTGGAGGACGGAATAAGAAAGAATAATTGAGGGGGCTTCTAGGAGATTACATGTACCGGGCGGCGCTTAAGCAAGTAGGCTTTGAGTGCCGCCCAGCATATTTAATTCGTGCTTTACCTAAGCAAGCCGTCCTCTTTACAATCTGCTGATATACTAGTGATATACTCAAGTAATCACTACATTCAGAAAGGGATGACTTCATATGACAACTACGGCAATATCGACCGATCTTAAGCTGGCCGATCTTATGCGACCTGCGCCGATCGTTTATGACCACCACACCTGTCGGCAGGCGCTTCGCCTGATGTTCGAGCACCCGGAGTCCAAATGCCTTGTCCTCTGCAATCCGGCAGACGAGCCGGTGGGACTGCTGATGAGCGAGAAGTTCTTTTTAAAGGCGACCGGCCGGTACGGAATGGATACATTCTACAGAGAACCTGCAATGAAGCTGGCTCACAAAGACCCGCTGATTGTCGACATCGCCGCTGCGCCGCATACGGTTCTGGCAATGGCTATGGACCGCCACCCGATGCAGCAGAATGACTGCATTATTGTTACTGACTGCGGCAAGCTGGCCGGAGCCGTCTATGTCTCCGATTTGCTCGCCGGGCAGTCATAGTTGGACACGCCTCGCTTGCCCCCTCAACCTTCCGCTTTTGTTCATACCTCCGCCTCCCCTCTATAATTCAAACAAGTTATCCGGAAGACATGTCGATTCCAGCCTAATTACACATTCGTCATAGCTTAAGCGTGGCTTGTTCTCCTTTACCATATGCTGCCGACCGTATCCCGCCAACCACGCTTGCAGAAGAACTTTATTCATTCTTATAATATAGGTCGCTGATAACTATGGTATGATTTGCCCAAAAGGAGGAGTCGATAATATGGCTTTAATCGAATGCCGTCATTATTCGGAAACACTGGGACTAAGCACGTCGATGACAGTGATTTTGCCGCAGAAGACGAAGACACAAATCGGAATGAGAAGCACTGCCCGTAACGGTCTGCATCCTACCTTGTACCTGCTGCATGGATTGTCTGATGATCACTCCACTTGGATTCGCCGCACGTCGATTGAGCGCTATGTCGCGAACCTGGGGATTGCGGTCGTTATGCCACAGGTACATCGCAGCTTTTACACGGACATGGCTTACGGAGGCCGATACTGGACCTTTATCAGTGAAGAGCTTCCGGTGCTGGCAAGGTCTTTCTTTCCACTGTCTGCGGAGCGTGAGGATAACTTCGTGGCAGGCTTGTCGATGGGAGGCTATGGGGCAATCAAGCTGGGGCTTCGCAAGCCGGAGTCTTTTGCGGCTGCTGCCAGCCTGTCCGGAGCGCTGGAAGTGGCGCATCTTCATATCAACCATGGTAACGCTATGTCCAAACAAGAATTTGAAATGATTTTTGGCACTGAGGATATCTCAGGAACGGACGAGGACCTTCTGGCCTTGATTCGCAAGGTAGACGCCTCGAGCGGACCAAAGCCGATGCTGTACCAATGCTGCGGTACGGAGGATTTTTTGTATGAGGACAATCTGCGTTTTCGTGATGCCGCCCGAGCTACCTCCCTATCCTTGACTTATGAGGAGAGCCCGGGAACACATGAATGGGGATACTGGGATACCAAAATTCAAGATGTGCTGGCCTGGCTGCCGCTGAGAAGATAATTTCACTTTGATAGGATACATTCACTTCGAGAGGATAAATCCACTTATTAAAAAAGCTGCTCTTCTCCGCTTCAAAGTGGTCTCCTCTTCTCCACAAACGGGTACTTTTCCGGTGCAGTCAAAACTGCTATAGCACATCTTTTTTCGTCGATCCTTTGGTCGATTGGGAAAAAGCTGCGAGCGTGCAGGAATTTCAAGCGATTTCTGCAATAGCAGGAGATCGAGCGCGGAAAACATGTATGCTCGCAGGAATATTCCATCTTTAATTAAAAGTGTTGTAAAAAGGATGTACGGTCGCAGATTTTGGAAACATTCCCCTTTTCAGATACACCAGTTCGCGAAAATCCCCCTAAAAAAAATGACATTCAAACGAATGTCCGTTTGAATGTCATTTTTAGTTCATTAACCGTGATGGCCTCTTGATCCGACTTCGGGCCTGGCACCGTACGCTTAAAGTTTCGCTGCATGCTCCGCAACCCATTTTTTCGCTTCGAGCAGACTCTCTTCCGCCCGCCCAATCGCCGCCTGCACCTGCACCGTTGCCGTACCGCCGTACACATTGCGCGCATTGACAACCGCTTCCGGCTGAAGTACGGCATAAATATTCTCGTCGAACAACGGCGAGAACTGCTTGAACTCGTCCAGCGTCAGATCGAGCAGGAATTTGCCTTCATTGATGCAGTACAGCACCGTCTTCCCGATGACTTCATGCGCCTGGCGGAACGGCAGTCCTTTGCCGACGAGGAAATCCGCAATATCCGTCGCGTTGGAGAAATCGGTGTTCACCGCTTCCCGCATCCGTCCCTTGTTGACCTTCATCGTCGCAATCATCGGTGCGAACAATTGAAGGGCGCCTGTCAGCGTCGCAACCGTGTCGAACATGCCTTCCTTATCTTCCTGCATGTCTTTGTTGTACGCCAGAGGCAGGGATTTCAGCACCGTCAGCAGCCCGATCAGGTTGCCGTATACACGGCCTGTCTTGCCGCGCACAAGCTCCGGCACGTCGGGATTCTTCTTCTGAGGCATAATGCTGCTGCCTGTGCAGAAGGCGTCATCCAGCTCCACGAAGCTGAACTCCGTGCTGCTCCACAGCACCAATTCTTCACTCAGACGCGACAGATGCGCCATGATCAGCGAAGCGTTCGCCAGGAACTCGACGATAAAATCGCGGTCGCTGACAGCATCCAGACTGTTCTCGTAGACGCCGTCAAAACCTAGCTGTTCCGCTACAAAATGCCGGTCAATCGGAAAAGTCGTTCCCGCCAGCGCACCGGCGCCCAGCGGCAGTACATTGATGCGCTTGTAGCTGTCCGTCAGCCGCTCCGCGTCCCGGCGGAACATCGACACATAGGCAAGCAAATGATGCGCGAACAGAATCGGCTGCGCCCGCTGCAGATGCGTGTATCCGGGCACAATCGTCTCCACATTGTCCCTGGCCTGCTCAATCAGCGCCTCCTGAAGCCCATGCAGCAGGTCAGTCAATTCCACGACCCGGTTGCGCAAATACAAATGCATGTCCGTCGCCACCTGGTCATTGCGGCTGCGTCCCGTGTGCAGCTTGCCGCCGACCGGTCCAATCTCCCCGATCAGCTGCTTCTCGATGTTCATATGAATATCTTCGTCCGAGACGGAAAATTCAACCTCTCCGGCGCGAACCTTTTCCAGCACCTTTTGAAGCCCTTCCTTAATCGTCTCCACATCTTCCTGCGGCAAAATCCCGCATTTGCCCAGCATCGTCACATGCGCCAGGCTGCCCTGCACATCTTCTTCTGCC from Paenibacillus sophorae encodes:
- a CDS encoding alpha/beta hydrolase: MALIECRHYSETLGLSTSMTVILPQKTKTQIGMRSTARNGLHPTLYLLHGLSDDHSTWIRRTSIERYVANLGIAVVMPQVHRSFYTDMAYGGRYWTFISEELPVLARSFFPLSAEREDNFVAGLSMGGYGAIKLGLRKPESFAAAASLSGALEVAHLHINHGNAMSKQEFEMIFGTEDISGTDEDLLALIRKVDASSGPKPMLYQCCGTEDFLYEDNLRFRDAARATSLSLTYEESPGTHEWGYWDTKIQDVLAWLPLRR
- the ftsX gene encoding permease-like cell division protein FtsX, which translates into the protein MSFKTFLRHVREGFKNVFRNGWMSVASITSIVVSLLVLGVFILLVLNVNSLADKADSQVQITVHLTLETNQALRETLQNEIGSMPEVSKIEFVPKEQGLEELRKDLGPDGDNILEGFDKDNNPLNDAFRVEVVKATTVPFVADKIKALNDTHPEKPIYKVKYGEGAVETLFKITHTIRNVGFVFVAGLGVMSMFLISNTIRVTILARRKEIGIMKLVGATNAFIRWPFFIEGALIGLLGSLITVGVLYAGYTGLNTSMKGDPLLGWRILPFTDIWMQLSGLLVGLGVLIGVWGSTVSIRKFLKI
- the ftsE gene encoding cell division ATP-binding protein FtsE, coding for MIEMQDIWKTYPNGTHALQGVSVKIDRNEFVYIVGPSGAGKSTFMKLIYREEAPTKGQISVGGFNIGKLKPRKIPYVRRNIGVVFQDFRLLPKLTAFENIAFAMEVIEAPRKQIKKRVNEVLDLVGLRSKANREPSQLSGGEQQRIAIARAIVNNPSVIVADEPTGNLDPETSWGIMQLLDEINFRGTTIVMATHNRDIVNKMRKRVLAIEHGEIVRDQLRGEYGYEF
- the argH gene encoding argininosuccinate lyase, translated to MSKLWGGRFTKGTNKLVEEYTASIGFDKALAEEDVQGSLAHVTMLGKCGILPQEDVETIKEGLQKVLEKVRAGEVEFSVSDEDIHMNIEKQLIGEIGPVGGKLHTGRSRNDQVATDMHLYLRNRVVELTDLLHGLQEALIEQARDNVETIVPGYTHLQRAQPILFAHHLLAYVSMFRRDAERLTDSYKRINVLPLGAGALAGTTFPIDRHFVAEQLGFDGVYENSLDAVSDRDFIVEFLANASLIMAHLSRLSEELVLWSSTEFSFVELDDAFCTGSSIMPQKKNPDVPELVRGKTGRVYGNLIGLLTVLKSLPLAYNKDMQEDKEGMFDTVATLTGALQLFAPMIATMKVNKGRMREAVNTDFSNATDIADFLVGKGLPFRQAHEVIGKTVLYCINEGKFLLDLTLDEFKQFSPLFDENIYAVLQPEAVVNARNVYGGTATVQVQAAIGRAEESLLEAKKWVAEHAAKL
- a CDS encoding VanW family protein, with the protein product MRKTHGALIALIGLILAASLVYGGLYLYAGQRSVPKGTTLAGWSVGGMDIAEARTELDRKLQAVHAIPITLTGDGETEIRIALKEAGISYNADGFLKSLDRLTDGSLLERAKARHGFAKTWGLEAGWDSAVLKRTLSPQWERTAFGEPVNATRRITESDQIVYTPGETSRRVDWNGMDASLRAVLPGSFDRLEAVRSTGITAKLPLKIMQPDVTVESLREQGVARKIAEFSTSLGSSGPGRSYNVESAAKAVNDTLLPPGGIFDYSKAIEKAEKTTGFREAPVIVNGRLQPGVGGGICQVSSTLYNAALRTGLEIVERRSHSLPVSYLPKGQDATFSQGSINFRFRNNTGRYLLIRSAVQGRALTVKLFGTFPQNVSYEVESRTVEILPPGRRTVSDASLPSGASRTLQNGKTGYIVETYLTRKVDGKAVDRRKLSRDIYRPQQTLVAVGPGGARPAAPEPSERPLVEDGIRKNN